From a region of the Immundisolibacter sp. genome:
- a CDS encoding MT-A70 family methyltransferase, with product MTELNPAEDLLTKTAGQYSTILADPPWQFQNRTGKVAPEHRRLLRYPTMEQREIQELPVAKLAAAQSHLYLWVPNALLADGLRVMEAWGFTYKSNLVWYKVRKDGGPDGRGVGFYFRNVTELVLFGVRGSMRTLPPGRTQVNVLATRKREHSRKPDEIYDIVEACSPGPYLELFARFRRPGWSQWGNEDVEENSLHGVARRKGHVEPQLRLLETPRGYGGKADSAK from the coding sequence ATGACTGAACTCAATCCGGCCGAGGATCTCCTGACGAAGACGGCCGGTCAGTACTCGACTATTTTGGCCGACCCGCCCTGGCAGTTCCAGAATCGTACCGGCAAGGTGGCCCCCGAGCACCGCCGCCTGCTGCGATATCCAACCATGGAGCAGCGGGAAATCCAGGAACTGCCCGTGGCCAAGCTGGCGGCGGCGCAGTCGCATCTATACCTGTGGGTACCGAATGCACTGCTGGCGGACGGTCTTCGCGTCATGGAGGCCTGGGGCTTTACGTACAAGTCGAATCTGGTCTGGTACAAGGTCCGCAAGGATGGAGGGCCGGATGGTCGAGGCGTAGGGTTTTACTTCCGTAACGTTACCGAGCTGGTGCTGTTTGGGGTACGGGGCAGCATGCGTACGCTGCCGCCCGGACGAACGCAGGTGAATGTCTTGGCGACCCGCAAGCGGGAGCATTCCCGTAAGCCCGACGAGATTTATGACATCGTCGAGGCGTGCTCGCCCGGGCCTTATCTGGAGCTATTTGCGCGTTTCCGGCGACCGGGATGGAGCCAATGGGGGAACGAGGATGTCGAGGAGAACTCGCTTCACGGCGTGGCCCGACGCAAAGGCCACGTTGAACCGCAACTGCGCTTGTTGGAAACGCCGCGTGGCTATGGTGGCAAGGCGGATTCAGCGAAGTAG
- a CDS encoding coniferyl aldehyde dehydrogenase, whose product MNDNNRLALHTTTQISDNPLLPQFEALRAAFLRAGPTSYEHRIAALKRLRQAIVDHHEQILEAVNADFGHRSRHETFFADVIGLLGEIRHTRKHLKKWMRPRRAGWSPQFPLARARIHYQPRGVIGIIGPWNVPVLLTLSPLVGAIAAGNRALIKTSEFCPRTAEVVTAIVGQAFTPDEVAVVNGGAEVAGHFSALPFDHLIFTGSTQIGRIVMRAASENLTPVTLELGGKSPTIISDDYPLDIAAGRIAQGKMLNGGQACIAPDYVFVPTGRRDQLVEALAVAVQKSYPTLAGNPDLTWIVNDRHYQRLQAHIADARAKGAQVVPLNAGGAPVPAGERVLPLTVLLGVTDDMSVMQEEIFGPLLPVKTYDDLAEVIAYVNSHPRPLALYHFDDNASRTERVLEQTVSGGACVNDVLFHVAHEGLPFGGVGPSGIGRYHGFDGFVTFSHQKSVLYQSRWSVQSLIRPPYGPGLERVMRLALRWL is encoded by the coding sequence ATGAACGACAACAACCGTCTCGCCCTGCATACCACCACCCAAATCTCCGACAACCCCCTGCTGCCGCAGTTCGAGGCGCTGCGCGCCGCCTTCCTGCGCGCCGGTCCGACCAGCTATGAACACCGCATTGCGGCGCTCAAGCGCCTGCGTCAGGCCATCGTCGACCATCATGAACAGATTCTGGAGGCGGTGAATGCCGACTTTGGCCACCGCTCGCGCCACGAGACCTTCTTTGCCGATGTGATCGGCCTGCTGGGCGAGATTCGCCACACCCGCAAGCACCTGAAGAAATGGATGCGCCCGCGCCGTGCCGGCTGGAGCCCGCAGTTCCCGCTGGCGAGGGCGCGCATTCATTACCAGCCGCGCGGCGTGATCGGCATCATCGGGCCATGGAACGTGCCGGTGCTGCTGACGCTGTCGCCGCTGGTCGGCGCCATTGCTGCCGGCAACCGGGCGCTGATCAAGACCTCCGAGTTCTGCCCACGCACGGCCGAGGTGGTGACCGCCATCGTCGGCCAGGCCTTCACGCCGGACGAGGTGGCCGTGGTCAACGGCGGCGCCGAGGTGGCGGGGCATTTTTCGGCCCTGCCGTTCGATCACCTGATCTTCACCGGCTCGACGCAGATCGGCCGCATCGTCATGCGCGCCGCCAGCGAGAACCTGACGCCGGTGACGCTGGAGCTGGGCGGCAAGTCGCCGACCATCATCAGCGACGACTATCCGCTGGACATCGCCGCCGGGCGCATCGCCCAGGGCAAGATGCTCAACGGCGGCCAGGCCTGCATCGCGCCGGATTACGTGTTCGTGCCCACCGGCCGGCGCGATCAGCTGGTCGAGGCGCTCGCCGTGGCGGTCCAGAAGAGCTACCCGACCCTGGCCGGCAACCCCGACCTGACCTGGATCGTCAACGACCGTCATTACCAGCGCCTGCAGGCGCACATCGCCGATGCCCGGGCCAAGGGCGCGCAGGTGGTCCCGCTGAATGCGGGCGGCGCGCCGGTGCCGGCCGGCGAGCGCGTGCTGCCGCTGACCGTGTTGCTGGGCGTCACCGACGACATGAGCGTGATGCAGGAGGAGATCTTCGGCCCGCTGCTGCCGGTCAAGACCTACGACGATCTGGCCGAGGTCATCGCCTACGTGAACAGCCACCCGCGGCCGCTGGCGCTGTACCACTTCGACGACAACGCCAGCCGCACCGAGCGGGTACTGGAGCAGACGGTGTCCGGCGGCGCCTGCGTGAACGACGTGCTGTTCCATGTGGCGCACGAGGGCCTGCCGTTCGGCGGCGTGGGGCCGAGCGGCATCGGCCGCTATCACGGCTTTGACGGCTTCGTGACCTTCTCGCACCAAAAGAGCGTGCTGTACCAGAGCCGCTGGTCGGTGCAGTCGCTGATTCGCCCGCCCTACGGGCCGGGCCTGGAGCGGGTGATGCGCCTGGCGCTGCGCTGGCTGTAG